A single Eulemur rufifrons isolate Redbay chromosome 9, OSU_ERuf_1, whole genome shotgun sequence DNA region contains:
- the TMEM95 gene encoding sperm-egg fusion protein TMEM95 isoform X1, translating to MWLLALGGVFVAATKACVFCRLPAHDLSGRLVRLCSQMKAQKKACEVAPDFSAFALDEVSLNKVTEKTHRVLRVMEIKEAFSSLPAYWQWLQKTKLPEYTREALCAPACREPGLPSPRLSPAGGSTILYNCSTCAATEASCWPRKRCFPGSHDLWEARILLLSVFGAVLLLGVPSLLVESRHLRAKSDL from the exons ATGTGGTTGCTGGCACTAGGTGGGGTTTTCGTGGCAGCCACCAAGGCCTGTGTTTTCTGCCGCCTCCCGGCCCACGACTTGTCAGGCCGCCTGGTTAGGCTCTGTAGCCAGATGAAGGCCCAGAAAAAGGCATGTGAAGTCGCCCCGGACTTCTCGGCCTTTGCCTTAG ATGAGGTGTCCCTGAACAAAGTCACAGAGAAGACTCACAGAGTCCTGAGGGTCATGG AGATCAAAGAGGCTTTCTCCTCACTCCCTGCATATTGGCAATGGCTTCAAAAGACCAAGCTCCCCGAGTACACCAGGGAAG CTCTCTGTGCTCCCGCTTGCCGTGA GCCGGGGCTTCCCTCTCCCCGGCTGTCTCCTGCAGGGGGCAGCACCATCCTGTACAACTGCTCTACCTGCGCGGCCACTGAGGCGTCCTGCTGGCCCCGAAAGCGCTGCTTCCCAG GAAGTCACGATCTTTGGGAAGCCAGGATTCTGCTCCTGTCTGTCTTTGGGGCCGTCCTGCTTCTGGGTGTTCCGAGCCTCCTGGTGGA GTCCCGGCACCTCCGAGCTAAAAGTGACTTGTAA
- the TMEM95 gene encoding sperm-egg fusion protein TMEM95 isoform X2 — MWLLALGGVFVAATKACVFCRLPAHDLSGRLVRLCSQMKAQKKACEVAPDFSAFALDEVSLNKVTEKTHRVLRVMEIKEAFSSLPAYWQWLQKTKLPEYTREALCAPACRGSTILYNCSTCAATEASCWPRKRCFPGSHDLWEARILLLSVFGAVLLLGVPSLLVESRHLRAKSDL, encoded by the exons ATGTGGTTGCTGGCACTAGGTGGGGTTTTCGTGGCAGCCACCAAGGCCTGTGTTTTCTGCCGCCTCCCGGCCCACGACTTGTCAGGCCGCCTGGTTAGGCTCTGTAGCCAGATGAAGGCCCAGAAAAAGGCATGTGAAGTCGCCCCGGACTTCTCGGCCTTTGCCTTAG ATGAGGTGTCCCTGAACAAAGTCACAGAGAAGACTCACAGAGTCCTGAGGGTCATGG AGATCAAAGAGGCTTTCTCCTCACTCCCTGCATATTGGCAATGGCTTCAAAAGACCAAGCTCCCCGAGTACACCAGGGAAG CTCTCTGTGCTCCCGCTTGCC GGGGCAGCACCATCCTGTACAACTGCTCTACCTGCGCGGCCACTGAGGCGTCCTGCTGGCCCCGAAAGCGCTGCTTCCCAG GAAGTCACGATCTTTGGGAAGCCAGGATTCTGCTCCTGTCTGTCTTTGGGGCCGTCCTGCTTCTGGGTGTTCCGAGCCTCCTGGTGGA GTCCCGGCACCTCCGAGCTAAAAGTGACTTGTAA
- the KCTD11 gene encoding BTB/POZ domain-containing protein KCTD11, with product MLGAMFRAGTPMPPNLNPQGGGHYFIDRDGKAFRHILNFLRLGRLDLPRGYGETALLRAEADFYQIRPLLDALRELEASRGTPAPTAALLHADVDVSPRQVHFSARRGPHHYELRSVQVDIFRANLFCTDSECLGAMRARFGVASGDRAEGGPHFRLEWAPRPAELPEVEYGRLGLQPLWTGGPGEPREVVGTPSFLEEVLRVALEHGFRLDSVFPDPEDLLNSRSLRFIRH from the coding sequence ATGCTGGGGGCAATGTTTAGGGCCGGCACCCCCATGCCTCCCAACCTCAATCCCCAAGGAGGCGGCCACTATTTCATCGATCGGGATGGCAAAGCCTTCCGACACATCCTCAATTTCCTGCGGCTGGGCCGTCTGGACTTGCCCCGTGGATACGGAGAGACAGCACTTCTCAGAGCAGAAGCTGACTTCTACCAGATCCGGCCCCTCCTGGATGCCCTTCGGGAACTGGAGGCCTCTCGGGGGACCCCTGCACCCACAGCTGCCTTGCTCCACGCAGATGTAGATGTCAGCCCCCGCCAGGTGCATTTCTCTGCTCGCCGGGGCCCACACCACTATGAGCTGAGGTCCGTCCAGGTGGACATCTTCCGGGCAAACCTCTTCTGTACGGACTCCGAGTGTCTGGGCGCTATGCGGGCCCGATTCGGTGTGGCCAgtggggacagggcagagggGGGCCCACATTTTCGTCTGGAGTGGGCGCCCCGCCCTGCAGAACTCCCCGAGGTGGAGTATGGGAGACTGGGGCTGCAGCCCCTGTGGACTGGGGGGCCAGGAGAGCCACGGGAGGTGGTGGGCACACcaagcttcctggaagaggtgctGCGTGTGGCTCTGGAGCACGGCTTCCGGCTAGACTCCGTCTTCCCTGATCCTGAAGACCTGCTCAACTCCCGGTCTCTGCGCTTTATCCGCCACTGA